In a single window of the Leptospira johnsonii genome:
- a CDS encoding ATP-binding response regulator, producing the protein MALRLNLHNPILIIEDQEENRDLIVRLAKSFGVEADTAADGKVGCEMAEKKDYSLYLVDLEMPVMNGFDFIKQIKEKKPESLFIVVSGNDVPEIIIEVMKLGIFDYLIKPIDRERLYQVLDRISEYIRLKESERILIQENEERLKAQLNWILYKQSWLTDLEKNIDLSKSTLNNLKQSFFSGGGFGAIVSIVEMLQASAKKEETTYNFSSDIVELLFENIYYTKKGLLSLEKSLEILNKNFQNSFQKINSTQIHHLLEKSRLRLESSNEQYKQKKNVTIPQISLPSNGYHINADIDSLNRTFNELLINSLKYSSNNSVINVYISASGGYLNINMKNEFDPQSVPGIPKNKELMVKQPFYRLAGFVHENLEDEEYFTGLGLTIVDFVIKKHGGIFSIHNVIDHSIGEKPIEVVLATVSLPIVD; encoded by the coding sequence ATGGCATTGAGATTAAACCTACATAATCCGATTTTAATCATAGAGGATCAGGAGGAAAATCGAGATCTGATCGTAAGATTAGCCAAAAGTTTCGGAGTCGAAGCTGACACGGCTGCTGACGGGAAAGTCGGCTGTGAAATGGCTGAAAAAAAGGACTATTCCCTATATTTGGTGGATCTGGAAATGCCTGTCATGAACGGATTCGATTTTATCAAGCAGATAAAAGAAAAGAAGCCGGAGTCCTTGTTCATCGTAGTTTCCGGGAACGACGTTCCAGAGATTATCATAGAAGTGATGAAGTTGGGTATTTTCGATTATCTTATCAAACCGATCGATAGAGAAAGATTATACCAAGTGCTGGATAGAATCTCCGAATACATACGCTTAAAAGAAAGCGAAAGGATCCTGATACAGGAAAACGAAGAACGTCTTAAGGCTCAATTAAATTGGATCTTATACAAACAATCCTGGCTGACAGATCTGGAAAAGAATATTGATCTTTCCAAAAGTACACTCAATAATCTAAAACAAAGTTTCTTTAGTGGAGGAGGATTCGGAGCGATTGTCAGTATTGTAGAAATGCTCCAAGCTAGCGCCAAGAAGGAAGAAACTACCTACAATTTTTCATCTGATATAGTCGAATTACTCTTTGAGAATATATATTATACGAAAAAGGGACTTCTTTCTCTCGAAAAAAGTCTAGAGATACTGAATAAGAACTTTCAAAATTCTTTTCAAAAAATAAATAGCACCCAGATACATCATCTATTGGAAAAATCAAGATTAAGATTAGAGAGTTCCAACGAACAGTATAAACAAAAGAAGAATGTAACGATCCCGCAAATTTCCCTTCCTTCGAACGGATACCATATAAACGCAGATATAGACTCACTGAATCGAACATTCAACGAGCTATTGATCAACTCTTTGAAATATTCTTCCAATAATTCGGTTATAAACGTATACATCTCCGCCTCAGGAGGATACTTGAACATCAATATGAAAAACGAATTCGATCCACAATCGGTCCCTGGCATTCCTAAGAACAAGGAGCTAATGGTCAAACAACCATTCTATCGACTTGCGGGCTTTGTGCATGAGAATTTGGAAGATGAGGAATATTTCACCGGTTTAGGACTGACGATAGTTGACTTCGTAATAAAAAAACATGGCGGAATTTTTAGCATACACAACGTGATAGATCATTCTATCGGAGAAAAACCTATAGAAGTGGTGCTCGCCACAGTTTCTCTACCCATCGTAGATTAG
- a CDS encoding HEAT repeat domain-containing protein: MIFMKFKLYSVFMIFLIVSMGGVVVFGLTLGCFGPPRPDLLPEIQEEEGPSLEQLASDLKSQNPRTRAQAILELASRNEKKFIPIAREWMRSSEEITKGPAILALGIWKDRSSLPEILNFLDPKSGIDLGTILESISRMEDPQAGNRVAALLNHEDASIRLLAVDTLVRIDARQSGKIILASAKSNKDPDKAKTFAMALGKLNIAEAEDYLTDIASHSEPGPTLAASYLALGKIRSKKSIQLLVKALQSDFDKGRENSSIALIEIKDPKILPLVLPILENQDREIRYRAADVLIGVTNPSFSSRILEVLVKGKNLAKAPASHVLGRIKFYKAREEIEKALLDPNIPDREIIAQSLGYIGDKKSIPVLVKILKEDQTEAKYGAVWSLGAIGSEEALPYVEEACKSSDQKLAKIASESLGMIASPKSLSLLDKKTEDFPDLAPITLAAVTSIPGEESRKILEKYAESENINLHQVAVSQLGAKKDPASVPVLIRLLQENSTSRNRKLIVSALKSVTGLKFASKNEWVNWYILNFSKKHP, from the coding sequence ATAATATTTATGAAGTTTAAATTATATTCTGTTTTTATGATATTCCTTATAGTCTCCATGGGAGGGGTAGTCGTTTTCGGTTTGACTCTTGGATGTTTCGGCCCTCCTCGGCCGGACCTTTTACCGGAAATCCAGGAAGAAGAAGGTCCTAGTTTAGAACAATTGGCATCCGATCTAAAAAGTCAAAATCCAAGAACGAGAGCCCAGGCAATTTTGGAATTAGCTTCCAGAAACGAAAAAAAATTCATCCCAATTGCTCGGGAATGGATGAGATCCTCAGAAGAGATCACAAAAGGTCCCGCAATCTTGGCTTTGGGGATCTGGAAGGATAGATCTTCTCTTCCTGAAATATTAAATTTTTTAGATCCAAAATCGGGTATCGATCTAGGGACTATTTTAGAATCCATATCAAGAATGGAAGATCCTCAGGCAGGAAACCGTGTAGCTGCCCTTTTAAATCATGAAGACGCGAGCATCCGATTATTGGCAGTGGACACCTTGGTTCGGATCGATGCAAGGCAATCCGGAAAGATCATCTTAGCCTCGGCTAAATCCAATAAGGATCCAGACAAAGCCAAAACATTCGCAATGGCATTAGGAAAATTGAATATTGCCGAAGCGGAAGATTATCTTACTGACATAGCTTCACATTCGGAGCCTGGACCTACTTTAGCGGCTTCATACTTAGCCTTAGGAAAGATCCGAAGCAAAAAGTCGATTCAACTTTTAGTAAAAGCTTTGCAGTCGGATTTTGATAAGGGAAGGGAAAATTCTTCCATTGCTCTCATAGAGATCAAAGATCCTAAAATTTTACCTTTAGTCCTTCCTATTTTGGAAAACCAAGATAGAGAAATCCGATACAGAGCGGCTGACGTTCTGATCGGAGTCACCAATCCTAGTTTTTCTTCCCGAATTTTAGAAGTTTTGGTCAAAGGTAAAAATTTAGCTAAAGCGCCGGCTTCTCATGTTTTAGGTCGTATCAAATTCTACAAAGCAAGAGAAGAGATTGAAAAAGCATTATTAGACCCTAATATTCCGGACAGAGAGATTATCGCTCAGTCATTGGGATACATTGGCGATAAAAAAAGTATTCCAGTCCTTGTTAAAATCCTGAAAGAAGATCAAACAGAGGCAAAATATGGAGCCGTTTGGTCACTAGGTGCAATAGGTTCTGAAGAAGCTCTACCTTATGTAGAAGAGGCTTGCAAATCCAGCGACCAAAAACTTGCCAAGATCGCTTCCGAAAGTTTAGGAATGATCGCTTCTCCTAAATCCTTGTCTCTTTTAGATAAAAAAACGGAAGATTTTCCGGATTTAGCTCCTATCACGCTTGCCGCAGTCACTTCTATCCCAGGAGAGGAATCTCGAAAAATTTTGGAAAAATATGCAGAAAGTGAGAATATCAATCTCCACCAGGTAGCTGTCTCTCAGTTAGGAGCTAAAAAAGATCCAGCAAGTGTGCCGGTTCTAATTCGATTACTTCAAGAGAATTCGACATCTCGAAATAGAAAGTTGATCGTTTCCGCTTTAAAATCGGTTACTGGATTGAAATTCGCTTCTAAAAACGAATGGGTTAATTGGTATATATTAAATTTTTCTAAAAAACATCCGTAA
- a CDS encoding SpoIIE family protein phosphatase has protein sequence MQIRSAIVLISILILPNVLLSEEIQKISSFDSIVSLNSTDTHTWEITEEVLDPKQFSFSYLNGEDPGIKTNPYKAPGVYRVSQESIHKVYIIKKFIAPETWKAAGISVRLGTLTDKDKTYLNGELIGETGDMNSSEPQAYDRIRIYSIPPGLIRGGKENILVLEVKKFFHPEAGIEQDRTEIGDTRLIQGNYYRAEYTKIALLMIYLTVGGYFLFLFIRRRTDTENLYFGLFTIFLVIYQFLRNQIKYELGIPFLYMKKTEYIILTSLIPIFTNFIRSYFKFPRGRLINGLDVIYGIFILFYLISNNILLYNKLNSSAVQLGWAAYIVLIFYYLIRKIRTKDRDALLILLGVFVVVLSTILDTMSNRNLFVFPRTVGYAFFFFIISIATILANKFVRLNEEVEELNEHLENKVEERTQELNESLSNINKLKTQQDGDYFLTSLLIRPLFTNNTESPSLKIDFFSKQKKSILFKEKHYEIGGDISISGNIAIQGEQYTVFVNGDAMGKSIQGAGGALVMGTVFRSLLTRTNRNGGYSRPPESWLKESFLELQSIFESFDGSMYISVVIGLLNERTGALYYINAEHPWPVLYRDGAAGFLENELTLRKIGIPGNEENFFVKFFQLRKHDILILGSDGKDDVLLGNDERGRIVNEDETKFLRTVEESNADLKGIYERTLKFGELTDDFTLLKLEYLVDPQVKNEISLNEVLEQANTLYKKKSYSPIVDYLNEYKIIFSDKEEFFIMLGKSYLKLKDFSSASKSFERAANLNPNRLESQYYASYSSKLNKDFQKAEYFGKIAYKLDQKYLNNLINLADIYKNLNQTEEAKKFAEKALVIDPKHPILLKLTDVF, from the coding sequence ATGCAGATCCGTTCCGCAATTGTCCTAATATCCATTCTAATTCTTCCAAACGTACTTCTCTCTGAAGAGATCCAAAAGATCTCATCTTTCGATTCAATTGTCAGCTTAAATTCCACAGACACCCATACTTGGGAAATTACGGAAGAAGTTCTGGATCCAAAACAATTCTCTTTTTCATATTTAAATGGAGAAGATCCGGGGATCAAAACAAATCCATACAAAGCCCCGGGTGTATATAGAGTTTCTCAAGAATCGATACATAAAGTTTATATAATTAAGAAATTTATTGCTCCCGAAACTTGGAAGGCGGCCGGGATCTCTGTTCGTTTAGGAACCTTGACGGATAAGGATAAAACATATCTGAACGGGGAACTGATCGGAGAAACAGGGGACATGAATTCTTCTGAGCCACAAGCATATGATAGAATCAGAATATATTCCATTCCACCTGGGCTGATCCGAGGTGGGAAGGAGAATATACTGGTACTGGAAGTGAAAAAGTTTTTTCATCCGGAAGCTGGAATAGAGCAAGACAGAACTGAGATCGGTGACACTCGTCTGATCCAAGGAAATTATTATAGAGCGGAATATACCAAAATCGCGCTATTGATGATCTATCTCACCGTAGGAGGATATTTTCTATTTTTATTTATAAGAAGAAGGACGGATACCGAAAACCTGTATTTCGGACTCTTTACTATCTTTCTAGTAATATATCAATTTCTCAGAAACCAGATCAAATACGAGCTGGGAATTCCGTTCTTATATATGAAAAAGACGGAATATATTATTCTTACTTCTCTTATTCCTATTTTCACAAATTTTATTCGATCTTATTTTAAATTTCCAAGAGGAAGGCTGATCAATGGATTGGATGTAATTTACGGGATTTTTATACTCTTCTATCTTATTTCGAATAATATACTTTTATACAATAAGCTAAATAGTTCCGCGGTGCAGCTTGGCTGGGCGGCTTATATTGTTCTGATCTTTTATTATTTGATCCGTAAGATCAGAACGAAAGATAGGGATGCATTACTCATCTTGCTCGGAGTTTTTGTCGTAGTCTTGTCTACGATTTTGGATACGATGTCCAATCGGAACCTGTTTGTTTTTCCTAGGACTGTGGGTTACGCATTCTTTTTCTTTATAATCAGTATTGCCACCATCCTCGCTAACAAATTCGTACGATTGAACGAGGAAGTAGAAGAACTGAATGAACATCTGGAAAATAAGGTGGAAGAAAGAACCCAAGAGTTGAACGAGTCCCTATCAAATATTAACAAACTGAAGACACAACAAGATGGAGATTATTTTTTAACTTCTCTACTGATTCGTCCGTTGTTTACGAACAATACTGAAAGTCCTTCATTGAAGATAGATTTCTTTTCCAAACAGAAAAAGTCTATTTTGTTCAAAGAGAAACATTATGAAATAGGTGGGGATATTAGTATCTCCGGAAATATTGCCATCCAAGGTGAACAATACACAGTATTTGTAAACGGAGACGCGATGGGAAAATCCATCCAAGGAGCGGGTGGGGCACTTGTGATGGGAACAGTTTTCAGGTCCCTATTGACCAGGACTAATCGAAACGGCGGATATTCGAGACCTCCTGAATCCTGGCTAAAAGAATCCTTTCTAGAGCTCCAAAGTATTTTTGAATCCTTTGATGGTTCCATGTATATTTCCGTAGTGATCGGTTTGTTGAATGAAAGAACCGGAGCACTTTATTATATCAACGCAGAACATCCTTGGCCAGTATTGTATAGAGATGGAGCTGCAGGATTTTTGGAAAATGAACTTACATTACGTAAGATAGGTATTCCAGGAAACGAGGAGAACTTCTTCGTAAAATTTTTTCAATTAAGGAAGCATGATATACTCATATTGGGTTCGGATGGTAAGGACGATGTATTGCTTGGAAACGACGAAAGAGGTAGGATTGTAAACGAGGACGAAACCAAATTTTTAAGAACTGTAGAAGAATCGAATGCAGATCTAAAAGGAATATACGAAAGAACTCTGAAATTTGGAGAATTGACAGACGATTTTACTCTATTGAAATTAGAATATCTAGTAGATCCCCAAGTAAAAAACGAAATTTCTCTGAATGAGGTATTAGAACAGGCTAATACCCTCTATAAGAAAAAATCCTATTCTCCTATCGTCGATTATTTGAATGAATACAAAATAATTTTCTCAGATAAGGAAGAATTCTTCATTATGCTTGGAAAATCCTATCTGAAGCTTAAAGATTTTTCTTCCGCATCTAAATCTTTCGAAAGAGCCGCGAATTTAAATCCGAATAGATTGGAATCCCAATATTACGCGTCTTATTCAAGCAAATTGAATAAGGATTTTCAAAAGGCTGAATATTTCGGAAAGATCGCTTACAAATTGGACCAGAAATATCTGAATAATTTGATCAACTTAGCGGATATTTATAAAAACTTAAACCAAACGGAAGAAGCCAAAAAATTCGCCGAAAAAGCGCTGGTGATAGATCCGAAACATCCAATTCTTTTGAAACTTACGGATGTTTTTTAG
- a CDS encoding DUF1304 domain-containing protein: MILAARILAGIVGLLHVWIFIMESVLWMRPRIHRRFGVTDTKSAEAMKAVFLNQGFYNLFLAIGALYGAIFFEIHPGYAPAILTFSCLSVFGAGLVLLVSKPAMARAAIIQGLPPLIAVVLYFISCNG, translated from the coding sequence ATGATTTTAGCGGCAAGAATTTTAGCCGGGATCGTTGGCTTATTACATGTTTGGATTTTCATCATGGAAAGTGTGTTATGGATGCGTCCACGTATTCACCGAAGATTCGGAGTAACGGATACAAAATCGGCTGAAGCAATGAAGGCTGTCTTTTTGAACCAAGGTTTTTATAATTTATTTCTTGCGATCGGTGCATTATACGGAGCGATCTTTTTCGAGATCCACCCTGGTTATGCTCCTGCAATCTTGACATTCTCTTGTCTTTCCGTTTTTGGAGCAGGTCTTGTATTATTAGTTTCTAAGCCTGCGATGGCAAGAGCTGCGATCATCCAAGGACTTCCTCCTTTGATTGCAGTTGTTCTGTATTTTATTTCCTGCAACGGATAA